In Streptomyces sp. TS71-3, the following proteins share a genomic window:
- a CDS encoding CbtB domain-containing protein: protein MAQSIASPATESATTQPLPVPKLSVRAVLPWAVFFGVLMLVLLYFVGAEQGATSVFSGTDVHEWVHDGRHLLGFPCH, encoded by the coding sequence ATGGCGCAGTCCATCGCATCGCCGGCCACGGAATCGGCCACCACCCAGCCTCTTCCCGTTCCCAAGCTCTCCGTGCGGGCCGTGCTCCCCTGGGCGGTCTTCTTCGGCGTGCTGATGCTCGTCCTGCTGTACTTCGTCGGCGCCGAGCAGGGCGCCACCTCCGTGTTCTCGGGCACCGACGTGCACGAGTGGGTGCACGACGGCCGTCACCTGCTCGGCTTCCCCTGCCACTGA
- a CDS encoding sorbosone dehydrogenase family protein: MRRGSSTPRGGTTRRRPSTGRRRLTKLLVLALSALFFAPLTAGRASASVPLDELAVTTTQLAQGLQRPTGITAPDDGTGRLFILEKAGDVRVYDPEDGLLPDPLLDIKDKVDESDNERGLLGIVPAPDFARSQVLYLAYTALPDGADTLARYSLKDDSLEVLLSQDHHENTNHNAGQLAFGPDGDLYWSLGDGGSADDPPNNAQNLNTLLGKILRIDVSRACGDLPYCVPDDNPFVGVANARPEIWVYGVRNPWRFSFDDDGSLWIGDVGQGSQEEVDHLTPDQGGANLGWSCREGTGSHLPDRCDDGTEFTEPVFTYRTSNQGCSVIGGYVYHGAEFGDLADGTYLASDYCSSTAWAIRQNADGSYTTGTLGTLPTQVTAFGEGADGELYMVNDLPGQLHRINFERTATTR; this comes from the coding sequence ATGCGCCGCGGATCGTCCACGCCCCGCGGAGGGACCACGCGCCGCCGCCCGTCCACCGGGCGGCGCAGGCTGACCAAGCTGCTCGTCCTCGCGCTCTCCGCGCTCTTCTTTGCGCCGCTGACGGCGGGCCGGGCCAGCGCGTCCGTTCCGCTGGACGAGCTGGCCGTGACCACGACCCAGCTGGCGCAGGGCCTCCAACGGCCCACCGGGATCACCGCGCCGGACGACGGCACGGGACGCCTGTTCATCCTGGAGAAGGCCGGGGACGTACGGGTCTACGACCCGGAAGACGGCCTGCTGCCCGACCCGTTGCTCGACATCAAGGACAAGGTCGACGAGTCGGACAACGAGCGCGGCCTGCTGGGCATCGTCCCGGCGCCGGACTTCGCGCGGAGCCAGGTGCTGTACCTGGCCTACACGGCGCTGCCCGACGGTGCCGACACCCTGGCCCGCTACTCCCTGAAGGACGACTCACTGGAGGTGCTGCTCTCCCAGGACCACCACGAGAACACCAACCACAACGCCGGACAGCTCGCCTTCGGCCCGGACGGGGACCTCTACTGGAGCCTCGGCGACGGCGGCTCGGCCGACGACCCGCCGAACAACGCGCAGAACCTGAACACCCTGCTCGGCAAGATCCTGCGCATCGACGTCAGCAGGGCCTGCGGCGACCTGCCGTACTGCGTGCCGGACGACAACCCGTTCGTCGGGGTCGCGAACGCCCGCCCGGAGATCTGGGTGTACGGGGTGCGCAACCCGTGGCGGTTCTCCTTCGACGACGACGGCTCGCTGTGGATCGGTGACGTGGGCCAGGGCTCCCAGGAGGAGGTCGACCACCTGACGCCGGACCAGGGTGGTGCCAACCTCGGCTGGTCCTGCCGCGAGGGAACGGGGTCGCACCTGCCCGACCGGTGCGACGACGGCACCGAGTTCACCGAACCGGTCTTCACGTACCGGACGTCGAACCAGGGCTGCTCGGTGATCGGCGGCTACGTCTACCACGGCGCCGAGTTCGGCGACCTGGCGGACGGCACGTACCTCGCCAGCGACTACTGCTCCTCCACGGCCTGGGCGATCCGCCAGAACGCGGACGGCAGCTACACCACCGGCACCCTCGGCACCCTGCCGACCCAGGTGACCGCCTTCGGCGAGGGAGCCGACGGCGAGCTGTACATGGTCAACGACCTGCCCGGCCAGCTCCACAGGATCAACTTCGAGCGGACCGCGACGACCCGCTGA
- a CDS encoding HhH-GPD-type base excision DNA repair protein, translating into MDATLHLAQRPEADALLSRSPLAVLVGMLLDQQIPMEWAFTGPYTIAQRLGTDDLDAFAIAAHDPDDFAALLAATPAVHRYPGSMATRVQRLCQYLVERYDGRTEGVWEGAASGAEVLRRLVDLPGFGRQKSQILLAMLGKQLGVRPEGWREAAGAYGEEGAHLSAADITGEESLTKVREHKRELKRK; encoded by the coding sequence ATGGACGCCACCCTTCACCTCGCCCAGCGGCCCGAGGCGGACGCCCTGCTGAGCCGCAGCCCGCTGGCCGTGCTGGTCGGGATGCTGCTCGACCAGCAGATCCCGATGGAGTGGGCGTTCACGGGGCCGTACACCATCGCGCAGCGGCTCGGCACGGACGACCTCGACGCGTTCGCCATCGCCGCGCACGACCCCGACGACTTCGCCGCGCTGCTCGCCGCCACCCCCGCCGTGCACCGCTACCCGGGGTCCATGGCGACCCGCGTCCAGCGGCTCTGCCAGTACCTCGTGGAGCGGTACGACGGCCGGACCGAGGGGGTCTGGGAGGGCGCGGCGAGCGGTGCGGAGGTGCTGCGGCGGCTGGTCGACCTGCCCGGCTTCGGGCGGCAGAAGTCCCAGATCCTCCTGGCCATGCTGGGCAAGCAGCTCGGCGTCCGCCCCGAGGGCTGGAGGGAGGCGGCCGGCGCGTACGGCGAGGAGGGCGCGCACCTGTCCGCCGCCGACATCACCGGCGAGGAGTCCCTGACGAAGGTGCGCGAGCACAAGCGGGAGCTGAAGCGGAAGTGA
- a CDS encoding molybdopterin-dependent oxidoreductase — protein sequence MNRLGTRSSLFSLCGELHRPAQLSVGDLRTRWRQHRAAVVFDCATNGPQHHTFEGPLLREVALDAGPVFDVRRRKDRSRFLLAVTGGDGHQALLSWAEIDADFCDAPVLLATRMDGHPLDADGSQLVVPSDRCGARYVSAITQVWIGTWPRSVPDPGADGAGPEQDRAAVV from the coding sequence ATGAACCGACTCGGCACGCGAAGCAGCCTGTTCTCGCTCTGCGGCGAACTGCACCGGCCCGCGCAGCTCTCCGTCGGGGACCTGCGCACGCGCTGGCGCCAGCACCGTGCGGCGGTGGTCTTCGACTGCGCCACGAACGGCCCGCAGCACCACACGTTCGAGGGCCCGCTGCTGCGGGAGGTCGCCCTCGACGCCGGTCCCGTCTTCGACGTCCGGCGCCGCAAGGACCGTTCCCGCTTCCTGCTCGCCGTCACCGGCGGCGACGGCCACCAGGCGCTGCTCTCCTGGGCGGAGATAGACGCCGACTTCTGCGACGCCCCGGTGCTGCTGGCCACCAGGATGGACGGCCACCCGCTGGACGCGGACGGCAGCCAGCTCGTCGTCCCGTCGGACCGCTGCGGGGCCCGGTACGTCAGCGCCATCACGCAGGTGTGGATCGGCACCTGGCCCCGTTCCGTCCCCGACCCGGGTGCGGACGGGGCCGGGCCGGAGCAGGACCGCGCGGCCGTCGTCTGA
- a CDS encoding antibiotic biosynthesis monooxygenase, whose protein sequence is MSRPEAGVTLLSEWAAPPGRQEVVADAVAGTWAGRWPGGLLSRSCLTGADGPWVAQLSQWANDDAARAFAASSEPRLAEQVTEAVPGTQWVGTVPYLRCRGRQFGLRRIPGCIVLVGHEFDAPDLVRARQWVDATFALPASGPPPGLISTHFHVSADGSRVLNYAEWTSHDEHRAASVPGAAREQGGAAAREQGTAPAGADSSGHPDPGSWPGPARTTIRRFSPHRHTTGRFRHP, encoded by the coding sequence ATGAGCCGTCCCGAGGCCGGGGTCACCCTGCTCAGCGAGTGGGCCGCACCGCCGGGCAGGCAGGAAGTCGTGGCCGACGCGGTGGCCGGTACCTGGGCGGGGCGCTGGCCCGGGGGACTGCTCTCCCGGTCGTGCCTGACCGGCGCGGACGGGCCGTGGGTCGCCCAGCTCTCGCAGTGGGCGAACGACGACGCGGCGCGCGCCTTCGCCGCCTCCTCGGAACCGCGGCTGGCCGAGCAGGTCACCGAAGCGGTGCCGGGCACCCAGTGGGTGGGCACGGTGCCGTATCTGCGCTGCCGCGGCAGGCAGTTCGGGCTGCGCCGGATCCCCGGCTGCATCGTGCTGGTCGGCCACGAGTTCGACGCGCCCGACCTGGTGCGGGCCCGGCAGTGGGTGGACGCGACGTTCGCGCTGCCGGCGTCGGGTCCGCCGCCCGGCCTGATCTCCACGCACTTCCACGTCAGCGCCGACGGTTCACGGGTGCTCAACTACGCCGAGTGGACCTCGCACGACGAGCACCGCGCCGCGTCGGTACCCGGAGCGGCGCGCGAGCAGGGCGGCGCGGCGGCGCGGGAGCAGGGCACCGCACCGGCGGGAGCCGACAGCTCCGGGCATCCCGACCCCGGGTCCTGGCCCGGCCCGGCGCGGACGACGATCCGCCGCTTCTCCCCGCACCGGCATACGACCGGCCGGTTCCGCCACCCGTGA
- a CDS encoding CbtA family protein has translation MVRGMLAGLAAGVLALVVAYLLGEPRVDSAIAFEDAHSHEHEMAVVSRSLQSTAGLATGVLVYGVAFGGIVALAFCFALGRAGRFGPRATAMLVSLAGLVAVYFVPFLKYPANPPSVGDPGTIGKRTALYFLMMLLAVLLAVAAVIAGRRLAPRLGTWYATVAAGAGFVVAVGLAYAFLPAVNEVPKDFPASLLWQFRLSALAIQLVLWTAFGLIFGELSERVLRGAGRRVGGRGGHDSAVGAEPS, from the coding sequence CTGGTGCGTGGCATGCTCGCGGGTCTCGCCGCGGGCGTGCTCGCCTTGGTCGTCGCATACCTGCTGGGCGAGCCGCGGGTCGACTCCGCCATCGCCTTCGAGGATGCGCACTCCCACGAGCACGAGATGGCGGTCGTCAGCCGGTCGCTCCAGTCGACGGCGGGCCTGGCGACGGGCGTGCTGGTGTACGGGGTCGCCTTCGGCGGCATCGTCGCGCTGGCGTTCTGCTTCGCGCTGGGCCGCGCCGGCCGCTTCGGGCCGCGGGCCACGGCGATGCTGGTGTCGCTGGCCGGTCTGGTCGCCGTCTACTTCGTGCCGTTCCTGAAGTACCCCGCCAACCCGCCCTCCGTGGGCGACCCCGGCACCATCGGCAAGCGGACCGCGCTGTACTTCCTGATGATGCTGCTCGCGGTGCTGCTCGCCGTGGCCGCGGTGATCGCCGGGCGGCGGCTCGCGCCCCGGCTCGGCACCTGGTACGCCACCGTGGCCGCCGGTGCGGGCTTCGTCGTCGCGGTCGGGCTGGCGTACGCGTTCCTGCCCGCCGTCAACGAGGTGCCGAAGGACTTCCCGGCGAGCCTGCTGTGGCAGTTCAGGCTCTCGGCCCTGGCGATCCAGCTCGTGCTGTGGACGGCGTTCGGGCTGATCTTCGGCGAGCTGTCGGAACGGGTGTTGCGGGGCGCGGGGCGCCGGGTGGGTGGCCGGGGCGGCCACGATTCGGCGGTCGGAGCGGAACCGTCCTGA
- a CDS encoding DUF4360 domain-containing protein: MAGSRTNPTEPQKNPTEPQENCRLNLAVKAPKDFTHAVAGLDYRDCASLRRRPRGPAPARPRPHPGRGRNGARCRSTPA, from the coding sequence ATGGCCGGTTCGAGGACGAACCCGACCGAGCCCCAGAAGAACCCGACCGAGCCCCAAGAGAACTGCCGGCTCAACCTGGCCGTGAAGGCCCCGAAGGACTTCACCCACGCCGTCGCCGGCCTGGACTACCGCGACTGCGCGTCCCTCAGACGACGGCCGCGCGGTCCTGCTCCGGCCCGGCCCCGTCCGCACCCGGGTCGGGGACGGAACGGGGCCAGGTGCCGATCCACACCTGCGTGA
- a CDS encoding SDR family NAD(P)-dependent oxidoreductase, whose translation MTTIAIIGAGPGLGAAVARQFGGQGLDVALISRNQERGDALAAALTADGVTARAFAADARDPAALSAALEDATETLGPIEVMQYSPLPQKDFMRPLLETTPADLVGPIEFSVLGPVAAVHQVLPGMRTLGRGTVLFVNGGTAVRPRPHLAGTSIAFAAESAFAQMLHEELAGAGIHVAQLVIPGAITPGHPRKDPAVLAQTLWSMHAGRQGFRHFAEELDEG comes from the coding sequence ATGACCACCATCGCCATCATCGGAGCGGGACCGGGCCTCGGCGCCGCGGTCGCCCGGCAGTTCGGGGGGCAGGGCCTCGACGTCGCGCTCATCTCCCGCAACCAGGAGCGGGGCGACGCGCTCGCCGCCGCCCTCACCGCCGACGGGGTGACCGCGCGCGCCTTCGCCGCGGACGCGCGCGATCCGGCCGCCCTCTCCGCGGCCCTGGAGGACGCCACCGAGACGCTGGGTCCGATCGAGGTGATGCAGTACAGCCCGCTGCCGCAGAAGGACTTCATGCGGCCGCTGCTGGAGACCACCCCCGCCGACCTGGTGGGCCCGATCGAGTTCTCCGTCCTCGGCCCCGTCGCCGCCGTGCACCAGGTGCTGCCCGGCATGCGGACGCTGGGCCGCGGCACCGTCCTCTTCGTCAACGGCGGCACCGCCGTGCGGCCCCGGCCGCACCTCGCGGGCACCTCGATCGCGTTCGCCGCCGAGAGCGCGTTCGCCCAGATGCTCCACGAGGAGCTGGCCGGGGCGGGCATCCACGTCGCGCAGCTCGTCATCCCCGGCGCGATCACCCCCGGGCACCCGAGGAAGGACCCGGCCGTGCTCGCCCAGACACTGTGGAGCATGCACGCCGGCCGCCAGGGGTTCCGGCACTTCGCGGAGGAACTCGACGAGGGCTGA
- a CDS encoding class I SAM-dependent methyltransferase gives MTDRPVPTGPARPAATRSFDDLVAEAGAVSVDGWDFSWLDGRATEERPEWGYQRQIGERLARVPSALDLETGGGEVLAGVPRLPPLMAATESWPPNLAKATALLRPRGVVVVADDGEPPLPFADGAFDLVTSRHPVAVHWPEIARVLRPGGTYLSQHVGPESVFELVEYFLGPLTDEQRRGRHPDVARGGAEAAGLEVVGLRNARLRIEFFDIGAVVYFLRKVIWMVPGFTVEGHRDRLRELDARIRTEGPFVAHSARYLIEARKPAA, from the coding sequence ATGACCGACCGTCCCGTGCCGACCGGCCCCGCCCGCCCTGCCGCCACCCGCTCCTTCGACGACCTGGTCGCCGAGGCCGGTGCCGTCTCCGTCGACGGGTGGGACTTCTCCTGGCTGGACGGCCGGGCGACCGAGGAGCGCCCCGAGTGGGGCTACCAGCGGCAGATCGGCGAGCGGCTGGCACGCGTGCCGTCCGCACTGGACCTGGAGACCGGCGGCGGCGAGGTGCTCGCCGGAGTGCCGCGGCTGCCGCCGCTGATGGCCGCGACGGAGTCCTGGCCGCCGAACCTCGCCAAGGCGACGGCCCTGCTGCGCCCGCGCGGCGTGGTGGTCGTCGCGGACGACGGCGAGCCGCCGCTGCCCTTCGCGGACGGCGCCTTCGACCTGGTGACCAGCCGTCACCCGGTGGCCGTCCACTGGCCGGAGATCGCCCGGGTGCTCCGCCCCGGCGGCACCTACCTCTCCCAGCACGTGGGCCCGGAAAGCGTCTTCGAGCTCGTCGAGTACTTCCTCGGGCCGCTCACGGACGAGCAGCGGCGGGGCCGGCACCCGGACGTCGCCCGCGGCGGAGCCGAGGCGGCCGGGCTGGAGGTGGTCGGCCTGAGGAACGCCCGGCTGCGGATCGAGTTCTTCGACATCGGCGCCGTCGTCTACTTCCTGCGGAAGGTGATCTGGATGGTGCCGGGCTTCACCGTCGAGGGCCACCGCGACCGGCTGCGCGAGCTGGACGCGCGGATCCGCACCGAGGGCCCCTTCGTCGCGCACTCCGCCCGCTACCTCATCGAGGCCCGCAAACCGGCAGCGTGA